A DNA window from Aureibaculum sp. 2308TA14-22 contains the following coding sequences:
- a CDS encoding Gfo/Idh/MocA family protein: MKPINIAFIGAGDIANLHAEAIQNLEGAELVGLWNRTLEKGKKKAEKFNCKVYATVDELLNDPLIDAVFILTNMETHCEYTIKAAKAGKHILVEKPAASSIDELLAMQNAIEEAGVKCMPVHNYIYEDGIKRTQEMIQNGKLGKITQFYMMYNIHHADEIRTRYPGVIGQILTHHSYTMLYLAGQPKTVSCFKHTVNTEIAPQENLAMANIQMQNGSLSHLCASFANDDHAGDPWTCMIKVIGTDGSTRYSYRDWVINDRNGAHSQTYQAYPESIKNTATHFINEVIRNDKAPLSSIEDAITCQKIIEACELSVKEGKHININ; this comes from the coding sequence ATGAAACCCATAAATATTGCTTTTATTGGAGCTGGAGATATTGCTAATTTACATGCAGAGGCCATTCAAAACCTAGAAGGTGCTGAACTTGTTGGACTTTGGAACAGAACGCTAGAAAAAGGCAAAAAAAAAGCTGAAAAGTTTAATTGTAAAGTATATGCTACGGTCGATGAATTACTAAATGATCCTTTAATAGATGCGGTTTTTATATTGACTAATATGGAAACTCATTGTGAATACACCATAAAAGCTGCTAAAGCAGGTAAGCACATACTTGTTGAAAAACCAGCTGCCTCAAGCATTGATGAACTTTTAGCTATGCAAAATGCAATCGAGGAAGCAGGAGTAAAATGTATGCCAGTACATAATTACATTTATGAGGACGGAATAAAACGTACACAAGAAATGATACAAAATGGCAAACTAGGTAAAATTACTCAGTTTTATATGATGTACAACATTCACCATGCTGATGAAATCAGAACAAGATACCCTGGCGTAATTGGTCAAATATTAACGCATCATAGTTATACTATGCTATACTTGGCTGGTCAACCGAAAACCGTTTCTTGTTTTAAACATACGGTAAATACCGAAATTGCACCTCAAGAAAATTTGGCCATGGCCAACATACAAATGCAAAATGGCTCATTAAGTCATTTGTGTGCTAGTTTTGCTAATGATGACCATGCAGGTGATCCATGGACTTGCATGATCAAAGTCATAGGTACTGACGGAAGTACTCGCTATAGTTATAGAGATTGGGTCATTAATGATAGAAACGGAGCTCACTCTCAGACCTATCAAGCTTATCCAGAATCAATAAAAAATACAGCTACTCATTTTATAAATGAAGTGATTCGTAATGACAAAGCACCATTATCTTCTATCGAAGATGCCATTACATGTCAGAAAATAATAGAAGCTTGTGAGTTATCTGTAAAAGAAGGTAAACACATCAACATTAATTGA
- a CDS encoding PVC-type heme-binding CxxCH protein, with translation MYNKIKKSFSTLLFIISISIIYSCSESKKENLTPIKKDSHIVLIGNNLASRMINYGHFETEMQMRYPDSLLYIRNMADGGNTPGFRPHSSRNSPWAFPGAEVFQSELANKSGSTGHFETPDQWLTRLKADIILAFFGYNESFQGPDGLDNYKAELQAFITHTKKQNYNGENPPELVLISPIAFEDLSEKMDLPNGEKENVNLALYTKAMQEVAKANNLLFVDAFAATEKWYTNESEDLTADGFQLNNKGYKVFSNFLANEVFGSVKLRNETNRKLVHDAVMEKNWIWHNDYKIPNGVHAYGRRYDPFGPDNYPFEVEKLREMTDIRDQAIWKAIKGEKMDLAAADANTKKLPEVETNYKPSNKNGDPQYLYGEDAEATLTTANGYKVELFASEKEFGNLANPVQMSFDNKGRLWVGVMPSYPHYKPGDSKPDDKLIILEDTDNDGKADKETVFADGLHLTIGFEFAPEGVYVSQGTNLVLLKDTDGDDKADETEVILSGFDDHDTHHAISAFAADPSGAIYMGEGVFLHTNVETAYGPVRGTNGGFYRYSPQRHHLERTAQLSIPNPWGIAFDEWGQNFFAHTSGPDMTWMMPGTIKNRYGRANPRPANLIEDAHRVRPTSGLEFVSSSHFPDEVQGDILINNTIGFLGTKQHSMKDQVDSAGYVSKHRLDLVKSTDKNFRPVDMEFAPDGSLYFIDWHNVLIGHMQHNARDPLRDHSHGRVYRITYPSRPLLKPAKVSGATIDELLDNLKLPEFRTRYRTRRELRARDTDEVLSKIKTWVSNLDKANPRYEHHVLEALWVSWGLNKIDAELLNQMLNANDFRARAAAVKVLRYGGHQINNQAELLIKAVQDKHPRVRLEALVAASWLEPSVGNPILDEAGKMPMDSWMKAPYKAAIAHLNGHNMGEDPDKLKIKTTLKGAEKALYVQGAEIYNREGFCVTCHQTDGKGLEASGFPPIAGTKWILGSEERLIKLTLKGMMGPIEVLGKSYPGQVPMTPFEGMLNDEELAAVLTYVRNSFGNSASAISPEKVKEVRASVKDKKGFYSPEELLKEHPDN, from the coding sequence ATGTATAACAAAATAAAAAAATCATTTTCTACCCTCCTATTCATAATAAGTATATCGATCATCTACAGTTGTTCAGAATCGAAAAAAGAAAACCTTACTCCTATTAAAAAAGATAGCCATATTGTACTTATAGGTAACAATTTAGCTTCAAGAATGATTAATTATGGGCATTTTGAAACTGAAATGCAAATGAGATACCCTGATAGCCTACTGTATATAAGAAATATGGCAGATGGTGGTAATACACCAGGCTTTAGACCTCATTCTTCTAGAAATTCGCCATGGGCTTTTCCAGGAGCAGAAGTTTTTCAGTCTGAACTGGCAAACAAGTCTGGTAGTACTGGACATTTTGAAACTCCAGATCAGTGGTTAACAAGACTTAAGGCTGATATAATTCTTGCATTTTTTGGATACAATGAATCTTTTCAAGGTCCAGATGGATTGGATAATTACAAAGCCGAACTTCAGGCATTTATAACCCACACTAAAAAGCAAAATTATAATGGAGAAAATCCTCCTGAATTGGTATTGATTTCTCCTATTGCTTTTGAAGATTTATCTGAAAAGATGGATTTACCTAATGGAGAAAAAGAGAATGTTAACTTAGCTCTTTACACTAAAGCTATGCAAGAAGTAGCTAAAGCAAATAATTTATTATTTGTAGATGCATTTGCCGCTACTGAAAAATGGTACACTAATGAAAGTGAAGATTTAACCGCAGATGGTTTTCAACTTAACAATAAAGGATATAAGGTTTTCTCCAACTTCTTAGCTAATGAAGTATTTGGCTCCGTAAAGCTGAGAAATGAAACGAATAGAAAGTTGGTGCATGATGCGGTTATGGAAAAAAACTGGATTTGGCATAATGATTATAAAATACCAAATGGCGTTCATGCCTATGGTAGACGCTATGACCCATTTGGTCCAGACAATTATCCTTTTGAAGTAGAGAAATTGAGAGAAATGACGGATATCCGTGATCAAGCCATTTGGAAAGCTATTAAAGGAGAAAAAATGGATTTAGCTGCGGCTGATGCCAACACAAAAAAATTACCTGAAGTAGAAACCAATTATAAGCCCAGTAATAAAAATGGCGATCCCCAATATCTTTATGGTGAAGATGCTGAAGCCACATTAACAACGGCCAACGGTTATAAAGTAGAATTATTTGCTTCGGAGAAAGAATTTGGTAATTTGGCCAATCCCGTTCAAATGTCCTTTGATAATAAGGGTAGATTATGGGTTGGCGTAATGCCCAGTTATCCACATTACAAACCAGGAGATAGTAAGCCAGATGATAAACTTATTATTTTAGAAGATACCGATAATGATGGTAAAGCTGACAAAGAAACTGTCTTTGCTGATGGATTACATTTAACTATTGGGTTTGAATTTGCACCTGAAGGTGTTTATGTTTCCCAAGGAACTAATTTGGTGTTGTTAAAAGATACAGACGGTGATGACAAAGCAGATGAAACTGAAGTTATTTTAAGTGGTTTTGATGATCACGACACTCATCATGCCATTAGTGCATTTGCTGCTGATCCTTCGGGGGCAATTTATATGGGAGAAGGTGTATTTCTGCATACCAATGTAGAAACGGCTTATGGCCCAGTAAGAGGAACTAATGGCGGATTTTACAGATATAGCCCGCAAAGGCATCATTTAGAGCGTACCGCTCAACTATCAATTCCTAATCCATGGGGAATAGCTTTTGATGAGTGGGGACAAAATTTCTTTGCTCATACATCTGGTCCAGATATGACATGGATGATGCCTGGAACAATTAAAAATAGATATGGAAGAGCCAATCCTAGACCTGCAAATTTGATTGAAGATGCTCATAGGGTAAGACCTACTTCAGGACTGGAATTTGTTTCAAGTAGTCACTTTCCAGATGAAGTTCAAGGAGATATTTTAATCAACAATACCATCGGTTTCTTAGGAACTAAACAACATTCCATGAAAGATCAAGTTGATTCAGCCGGGTATGTTAGCAAACATAGATTAGATTTGGTTAAATCAACAGATAAGAATTTCCGTCCCGTTGATATGGAGTTTGCTCCAGACGGGTCTTTATATTTTATCGATTGGCATAATGTACTTATTGGACATATGCAGCATAATGCACGTGATCCTTTAAGAGACCACTCACATGGTAGAGTCTATAGAATTACTTATCCATCAAGACCTCTTTTAAAGCCAGCAAAGGTTTCAGGAGCAACAATTGATGAGTTGTTGGATAATTTAAAACTTCCAGAATTTAGAACACGCTATCGCACAAGAAGAGAGTTAAGAGCTAGAGATACCGATGAAGTTTTATCAAAAATAAAAACTTGGGTCAGTAACTTGGATAAAGCAAATCCAAGATATGAACATCATGTTTTAGAGGCATTATGGGTAAGCTGGGGTTTAAATAAAATTGATGCTGAGTTATTGAATCAAATGTTAAATGCAAATGATTTTAGAGCTAGAGCGGCAGCGGTTAAAGTTTTACGCTATGGAGGGCACCAGATAAATAACCAAGCTGAATTATTGATTAAAGCCGTTCAAGATAAGCATCCTCGTGTAAGATTAGAAGCGTTAGTTGCAGCTTCATGGCTTGAACCTTCTGTTGGAAATCCGATTCTGGATGAAGCAGGAAAAATGCCTATGGATAGTTGGATGAAAGCTCCATATAAGGCCGCTATAGCACATTTAAATGGTCATAATATGGGTGAAGACCCTGATAAATTAAAGATAAAGACTACTCTAAAAGGGGCTGAAAAAGCTTTATATGTTCAAGGAGCTGAAATATATAATAGAGAAGGATTTTGTGTTACCTGTCATCAAACAGATGGTAAAGGGTTGGAAGCATCTGGCTTCCCTCCCATTGCTGGAACCAAATGGATTTTGGGTAGCGAAGAACGATTGATTAAGCTAACATTAAAAGGAATGATGGGTCCTATTGAAGTGTTAGGGAAAAGCTACCCTGGTCAAGTGCCAATGACACCATTTGAGGGCATGTTAAATGATGAAGAATTGGCTGCTGTGTTAACCTATGTAAGAAATTCTTTTGGTAATAGTGCTTCAGCTATTTCACCTGAAAAAGTTAAAGAAGTAAGAGCGAGCGTAAAAGATAAAAAAGGTTTTTACAGTCCTGAAGAATTGTTAAAAGAGCATCCAGATAATTAA
- a CDS encoding 4a-hydroxytetrahydrobiopterin dehydratase, with translation MKKLLQPEIENNLEKLPNWKYRDNGIETILEFENFRDCFTIMTRIAFEIEAQNHHPEWLNIYNTLSIRLSTHDANGVTNKDFKLAETIENLIA, from the coding sequence ATGAAAAAACTTTTACAACCAGAAATAGAAAATAATTTAGAAAAACTACCCAATTGGAAATATAGAGACAATGGCATTGAAACCATTTTAGAGTTTGAAAATTTCAGAGATTGTTTTACAATAATGACTCGTATTGCCTTTGAGATTGAGGCACAGAACCATCACCCTGAATGGTTAAATATTTATAACACATTGTCTATTAGGTTATCTACCCACGATGCCAACGGTGTTACAAATAAAGATTTCAAATTAGCAGAAACTATTGAAAATCTGATTGCTTAA
- a CDS encoding sterol desaturase family protein produces MDLTNPLVYGGPAFIAFILLELVYSKTHDNDELYEWKDLFASGAMGIGSAIIAPLVKIVFAIVLFSFVYELFNPMIDGVRTNIMGYESFGWAWYIWLICQLLDDFSYYWFHRANHEIRFLWAAHVVHHSSDNFNLGTAVRNGWFTVLYKPFFYMWIPAIGFHYEMLIVCMGIEALWQFQLHTKYIPKLGFLEKFLNLHTQHQVHHSKNIEYMDKNHGGYLNIFDKMFGTWKELDETIDIEYGVTKPPQSYNPLVILTHEYGDIWRDVKKAKTFKEGFMFIFGPPGWSPDGSSLTVKQQQKLLKQSTAVADK; encoded by the coding sequence TTGGATTTAACCAACCCTTTGGTCTATGGTGGACCTGCATTTATAGCATTTATTTTATTGGAACTAGTATATAGTAAAACTCATGATAACGACGAGTTGTACGAGTGGAAAGACCTGTTTGCAAGTGGTGCTATGGGCATTGGTTCAGCTATAATAGCTCCTTTGGTAAAAATTGTCTTTGCCATTGTATTGTTCAGTTTTGTGTATGAGCTATTTAATCCAATGATTGATGGTGTCCGCACTAATATTATGGGTTACGAATCTTTCGGCTGGGCATGGTACATTTGGTTAATTTGTCAGTTACTAGATGATTTTTCTTATTATTGGTTTCACCGAGCTAATCACGAAATTAGGTTTTTGTGGGCAGCACATGTAGTACATCATTCTTCAGATAATTTTAATTTAGGGACTGCTGTACGTAATGGTTGGTTCACCGTTTTATACAAACCTTTCTTTTATATGTGGATTCCTGCAATCGGCTTTCATTACGAAATGCTAATAGTCTGTATGGGTATTGAAGCGTTATGGCAATTCCAGTTACATACCAAATATATTCCTAAACTCGGATTTTTAGAAAAATTCTTAAACCTACACACACAACACCAAGTACATCATTCCAAAAATATTGAATATATGGATAAAAATCATGGAGGGTATTTGAATATATTCGATAAAATGTTCGGTACCTGGAAAGAATTGGATGAGACTATTGATATTGAATATGGTGTAACAAAGCCACCACAATCTTACAATCCGTTAGTTATACTTACCCATGAATATGGTGATATATGGAGAGATGTAAAAAAAGCTAAAACCTTTAAAGAAGGTTTTATGTTCATTTTTGGCCCACCTGGATGGAGCCCTGATGGTAGTTCTCTTACTGTAAAGCAACAACAAAAGCTGTTAAAACAATCAACTGCTGTTGCTGATAAATAA
- the rmuC gene encoding DNA recombination protein RmuC, which translates to MEQYFIFIIIFIISLLIGAFIGKLLTKVASEKEKSALKERNNILNTIKDNAEKTISELQLEYKQIQSEKEDIVRINIQQDAAINNLNEKLSEQKKELENIQEKFTKEFENLANKILEEKSTKFTEQNKENLKTILNPLNEKIKLFEDKVDKTHKESIDYHAALRQQIIGLKELNEQMSKEAVNLTKALKGDSKTQGNWGELILERVLEKSGLEKDREYFLEKSFSTDEANKTRLRPDVIINLPDNKKMIIDSKVSLTDYERYANAEDESEKARFLKDHINSLNRHVSQLSEKKYEDIYEIESPDFVLLFVPIDPAFAIAINTDNQLYNKAFEKNIVIVTPSTLLATLRTIDSMWQNEKQQRNAIEIARQAGALYDKFEGLVNDLTKVGKKMDEAKNEYKGAMNKLVEGRGNLITSVEKIKKLGAKAKKSLPENIIERAYDEK; encoded by the coding sequence ATGGAACAGTATTTTATATTCATTATCATCTTTATTATTTCTTTGCTCATAGGTGCTTTTATTGGTAAATTATTGACCAAAGTAGCTTCTGAAAAGGAAAAATCTGCCCTTAAAGAACGAAATAACATTCTCAACACTATTAAGGATAATGCTGAAAAAACCATTTCCGAACTTCAATTAGAGTATAAACAAATTCAATCTGAAAAAGAAGATATTGTAAGAATTAACATTCAGCAAGATGCTGCAATTAATAATTTAAACGAAAAGCTATCAGAGCAAAAAAAAGAACTAGAAAACATTCAAGAAAAATTCACCAAAGAATTTGAAAATTTGGCCAATAAAATATTAGAAGAAAAATCAACCAAATTTACTGAACAAAACAAAGAAAATTTAAAGACTATTTTAAATCCATTAAACGAAAAAATAAAGTTATTTGAAGATAAAGTAGACAAAACCCACAAAGAAAGTATTGACTACCATGCCGCTTTACGTCAACAGATTATTGGCTTAAAAGAGTTGAATGAACAAATGAGCAAAGAAGCCGTAAACCTGACCAAAGCATTAAAAGGTGATAGTAAAACCCAAGGAAATTGGGGTGAACTGATTTTAGAACGCGTGTTAGAAAAATCTGGTTTAGAGAAAGATAGGGAATATTTCTTAGAAAAAAGCTTTAGTACTGATGAAGCAAACAAAACTCGGCTAAGGCCAGATGTTATTATCAATCTTCCTGATAATAAGAAAATGATTATTGACTCAAAAGTTTCACTAACAGATTATGAGCGTTATGCAAATGCTGAAGATGAATCAGAAAAAGCACGATTTTTAAAAGATCATATTAATTCACTTAACAGGCATGTATCACAACTTTCTGAAAAGAAATATGAAGATATTTATGAAATTGAATCACCAGATTTTGTTTTACTATTTGTTCCCATAGATCCTGCTTTTGCTATTGCAATAAATACTGATAACCAACTGTATAATAAGGCTTTTGAAAAAAACATAGTAATAGTAACCCCCTCTACGCTATTGGCAACATTAAGAACCATTGATAGCATGTGGCAGAACGAAAAACAACAACGAAACGCCATTGAAATTGCCCGTCAAGCAGGAGCATTATACGATAAATTTGAAGGATTGGTAAATGATTTGACTAAAGTTGGAAAAAAAATGGATGAAGCCAAAAATGAATATAAAGGAGCAATGAACAAACTTGTAGAAGGAAGAGGTAACTTAATTACAAGTGTAGAAAAAATCAAAAAATTGGGAGCAAAAGCAAAAAAATCATTGCCCGAAAATATTATTGAAAGAGCATATGATGAAAAATAA